The genome window ACACTCCGCCCACTGATAAATCGTCAGATCTTCCTCCAAAAATCCATAATCCATGTCGCCCATCACACAATTCTTGATCTGGCACACCGGATTAATCGCCCGAATCTGACTGCGCACCCCCGCAATCTGGCTCTCGTTTGCAAGGTCTGTCTTAGTGACCACCGCCAGATTACAATGCTTTACCTGCCGGTAGACCGTCTCCTCTTCCTCCAGACGTTCCAGGAAATTCACGGCGTCCACCAGACAGATCACGCCGCGAAAATCATATCTCTTTCCGGAAACAATCTCCGCCGCCTGCAAAATCTCTTCCACATTCGACGGATCGCCAATCCCAGAGCTTTCCACGAAAAGATATTCAAAATTCTTCGCCGCCATCTCGCTCAGTGCGTTCACAAAATTCAGCTTAAGACAGGTACAGAAAATAGACCCCCGATTAAGCTCCACCATCTGAATTTCATCATTTTTCAGAATCGTTCCGTCAATACCCAATTTCCCGAATTCATTCTGAATAATCCCGATCCGATGCCCTTTAAGCTCCTCCAATACCCGAAGCAGCATCGTCGTTTTCCCGCAGCCGAGAAATCCTGTTAATACATAAAGTTTTGTCTGTTCGCTTCCGTTCATCATTTTCCCCTTTCCTGCGCGGCTCTCTCAAATCCCACATTTCTTCCTTAAGGTCAGGATTTCCCTTCCAAACGCATAAACATATTTAAATTTTTCTATTTTTAATCCTTTTTAATACCGGCAAGTTTCTGCCGGCTCCCTAACATCATTTCCGTTCCATTTTCTCCTGCCGCCCTGACATTCCGGTAATCCTTTGTTTTCCCATACTTCTACTGCCCTGACCCTTCCGGCAATCATTTGCTTTCTCACGCCTCTGCCGTCCTGGTATTCCGGCAATCATTTAAATTCCCACACTCCTGCCGAAATCGCGCACGCTCCGCCCCTACTTACAATCGCATATAATACTCTCATATTCCTTCGGCACAATCAAACGCCCCAACGTCTTATAGGTATCGTTCAATTTGTCCAGATTCAGCCGGTAATGCG of Roseburia hominis contains these proteins:
- a CDS encoding CobW family GTP-binding protein — its product is MNGSEQTKLYVLTGFLGCGKTTMLLRVLEELKGHRIGIIQNEFGKLGIDGTILKNDEIQMVELNRGSIFCTCLKLNFVNALSEMAAKNFEYLFVESSGIGDPSNVEEILQAAEIVSGKRYDFRGVICLVDAVNFLERLEEEETVYRQVKHCNLAVVTKTDLANESQIAGVRSQIRAINPVCQIKNCVMGDMDYGFLEEDLTIYQWAECEETTNSVETKPKTLFMDFEGEIEKGKLEAFLTELMPDSYRIKGFFRVKGEGWRQIDVVGNRVDYKPAEEFEKSQLVFISKIGTAIIRKIFGAWEEQVGLEMKLRN